A genomic region of Populus nigra chromosome 11, ddPopNigr1.1, whole genome shotgun sequence contains the following coding sequences:
- the LOC133706209 gene encoding DNA repair RAD52-like protein 1, mitochondrial, with product MAAMSTRKFLTLNPLSSSPLKQSLLFSSSLNYSTKSSAFGARNKNTATEKLSDIDDNAENDSVPTSGISRPLSEILKELNKKVPDTLVSQRVDNGFSIKYVPWHLVNRIMNLHAPEWSGEVRNITYSPDSKSVSVVYRVTLYGTDAELYRESTGTAALDEIGFGDPVQKAEAMAFRRACARFGLGLHLYHEDMC from the exons ATGGCAGCAATGTCTACGAGGAAATTCCTCACGCTAAACCCACTATCCAGCTCTCCTTTGAAACAATCACTCCTTTTCTCATCTTCTCTCAACTACTCTACCAAGTCTTCTGCTTTTGGTGCCAGAAACAAAAACACAGCAACAGAGAAGCTAAGTGACATCGATGACAACGCTGAAAACGATTCTGTACCCACTTCAGGAATAAGTAGGCCACTCTCTGAAATACTCAAAGAACTCAACAAAAAGGTCCCTGATACTCTTGTTAGTCAGCGTGTTGATAATGGGTTTTCGATCAAATATGTTCCTTG GCATCTTGTTAACAGGATTATGAATTTACATGCTCCAG AATGGTCTGGTGAGGTTCGGAACATCACTTATTCACCTGATAGCAAGTCTGTATCTGTTGTTTACCGTGTCACTCTCTATGGGACTGATGCTGAG CTATACAGGGAGTCGACTGGAACTGCCGCTTTGGATGAGATAGGTTTTGGAGATCCTGTGCAAAAGGCAGAAGCAATGGCATTTCGTAGAGCCTGTGCACGCTTTGGTCTTGGACTTCATCTTTATCATGAAGACATGTGCTAG